In a single window of the Magnolia sinica isolate HGM2019 chromosome 7, MsV1, whole genome shotgun sequence genome:
- the LOC131251581 gene encoding disease resistance protein At4g27190-like, with amino-acid sequence MEAAVLSVVEMGKCAWNPLQKHTGYLNRFNDNIKDLKDHVEDLEARREHIDQLISMGCSNGEEEIREVRLWLMRAVHMKEETELIEQRVAENKRCLFCPNISWRYSISKQAKKMTENIAKHLNEGNFERVTMPPLILKVINQPAPSIEGLRSVESSLEKVMNALGDENIKRIGVWGMGGVGKTTLVKNMNNRLERTQQFNKVIMVTVSKDVDIRRVQGDIADRLELTLKKESSRASDLSSRLMKEKKFLIILDDLWERLDLDDVGIPSTDSLVDCKIIFTTRSEDVCREMESHVNIKVDVLSNDESWKLFKEKAGDVVDEPSLHIKAREVFKECGGLPLAIITLGRAMRGVRNLNVWDNALSQLKKSAPTDIKGMEDRVYQSIKVSYDHLRPELKPGFLFCCLFPEDYDIDVDRMIRLWKGEGFLEDVGSLEEMINKGHSWVEKLKSSCLLLEGEGKGYVRMHDIVRDVAISISLKEDAGYKSLVRAGVGLKGLSHVQNWEEYKRISLMRSGIDKLPEGMHYPKLQTLMMLENKELTEIQGGFLEAMKELRVLDLSETTINRLPSPLSNLVNLRVLCMRDCMFEASCLSALGGLKNLESLDLSYNKYLQELPIEIGELVNLWSLDLTWTTNLVSIPSGVISRLARLEELKMWKSFSKWEVEGKEASSSSSNNNATLGEVASLKELSYLHLQIGDVDRFPQDYHQIKHWRKLQKFRFCIYQSGYEGLSGYYTGFISSSLRWMVVVGCSCIPEWIRMLLPHSTHLQLYYCKGLRSLGGGGGFPNLEKLEIWKCVEMEFVISAKESSENAFGNLQRLELIDLPNLKKVVSEDEEGLLPPTFLHNLRNLEVYECPKLKHLLSFSLLQGMENLSEVQVWWCEGMEHVFAGPPVSVQNNDVLTKLKTLNLADLRSMTSIWGMGLVVNLQNLTTLMLSGCHGLKKIAISTMQMKSGFPNLVELAVDDCQGVEEIISNVVDNEGLLPKLTVLRLLSLPELASICGGTEAAAPLRLDWHSLEEIQVDRCPKLKKLLPLQGGAHGVPSLRKIAGEREWWEGLEWDEDHTVMSYFRHLFTEV; translated from the coding sequence ATGGAAGCCGCGGTTTTGTCTGTTGTTGAAATGGGAAAGTGTGCATGGAATCCTCTTCAGAAACACACGGGCTATCTTAATCGTTTTAATGACAACATTAAGGATCTAAAGGACCATGTAGAAGATCTGGAGGCCAGGAGAGAGCATATAGATCAACTGATAAGCATGGGCTGTTccaatggtgaagaagaaataagagaagttaGGTTATGGCTAATGCGAGCTGTTCACatgaaagaagaaacagagctGATAGAGCAAAGAGTAGCAGAGAACAAGAGATGTCTGTTTTGTCCGAATATAAGCTGGCGTTACAGTATAAGCAAGCAAGCCAAAAAGATGACAGAAAATATTGCTAAGCATCTCAATGAAGGAAATTTTGAGAGGGTGACAATGCCCCCACTCATTCTTAAAGTCATAAACCAGCCTGCTCCGTCAATCGAAGGTCTACGATCGGTAGAATCATCCCTAGAAAAAGTCATGAATGCTTTAGGTGATGAAAATATCAAAAGAATTGGTGTATGGGGAATGGGTGGAGTCGGCAAAACAACCCTTGTGAAAAATATGAATAATAGGTTGGAGAGGACACAACAATTCAATAAAGTTATAATGGTGACCGTTTCTAAGGACGTGGACATCAGAAGGGTACAAGGCGACATTGCGGATAGATTGGAGCTGACTCTGAAGAAGGAATCGTCGCGAGCAAGTGACCTGAGTAGCAGATTAATGAAAGAGAAGAAATTCCTCATCATCTTGGATGATTTGTGGGAGCGGCTTGATTTGGACGACGTAGGGATTCCCTCTACTGACAGCCTTGTGGATTGTAAGATCATATTCACAACGCGGAGTGAAGATGTGTGCAGAGAAATGGAAAGCCATGTTAATATAAAAGTAGATGTTCTCTCAAATGATGAATCGTGGAAACTATTCAAAGAGAAAGCAGGTGATGTTGTTGATGAGCCTTCCTTGCATATCAAGGCAAGGGAGGTTTTCAAAGAATGTGGTGGTCTTCCGCTTGCAATTATAACGCTGGGAAGAGcaatgagaggtgtgagaaatcTTAATGTGTGGGATAACGCACTGTCGCAACTGAAGAAGTCTGCACCAACCGATATCAAAGGCATGGAAGATAGGGTGTACCAATCTATCAAAGTCAGCTACGACCATTTGCGACCTGAGCTCAAACCAGGCTTCTTGTTTTGCTGCTTGTTTCCTGAAGATTATGATATTGATGTGGACAGGATGATCAGATTGTGGAAGGGTGAAGGCTTTTTGGAAGATGTTGGAAGTTTGGAGGAAATGATAAATAAAGGGCACTCTTGGGTTGAAAAACTCAAATCTTCTTGTTTGTTATTGGAAGGTGAAGGAAAAGGGTATGTGAGGATGCATGATATTGTAAGGGATGTTGCCATTTCGATTTCGTTAAAAGAAGATGCGGGCTACAAATCTTTGGTGAGAGCTGGAGTCGGACTAAAAGGTTTGTCACATGTGCAAAACTGGGAGGAATACAAGAGAATTTCACTCATGCGAAGTGGAATTGATAAATTGCCAGAAGGGATGCATTATCCTAAATTGCAGACATTGATGATGCTGGAAAATAAGGAGCTGACCGAAATACAAGGTGGGTTTTTGGAAGCAATGAAAGAGCTTCGGGTTCTGGATCTAAGCGAAACGACTATCAATAGGCTACCATCCCCGCTCTCAAACCTGGTGAATTTACGGGTACTTTGCATGAGAGATTGCATGTTTGAAGCTAGTTGTCTGTCAGCACTTGGGGGACTGAAGAATCTTGAATCACTCGATCTGTCATATAACAAATACTTACAAGAGTTGCCAATTGAAATCGGAGAATTGGTCAATCTGTGGAGTTTGGACTTAACATGGACTACGAATCTTGTATCCATCCCAAGTGGTGTTATATCAAGGTTGGCTCGCTTGGAAGAATTGAAGATGTGGAAGAGCTTCAGCAAGTGGGAAGTTGAAGGAAAAGAagcaagcagcagcagcagcaataacAATGCTACTTTGGGTGAGGTAGCATCTTTAAAAGAATTATCTTATTTACATCTTCAGATTGGCGATGTGGATCGTTTCCCACAAGACTATCATCAGATTAAACATTGGAGAAAGTTGCAGAAGTTTCGTTTCTGCATATACCAATCAGGTTATGAAGGATTATCTGGTTATTATACTGGATTCATCTCTAGTTCCTTGAGATGGATGGTGGTTGTTGGTTGCAGTTGCATCCCTGAATGGATTAGAATGCTTTTACCCCATTCTACCCATTTACAGTTATATTATTGCAAGGGTCTAAGGTCACTTGGTGGTGGTGGAGGATTTCCAAATTTGGAAAAGCTTGAAATTTGGAAATGTGTTGAAATGGAATTTGTTATTAGTGCAAAGGAGTCTTCTGAAAATGCATTTGGTAATTTACAAAGGTTGGAGTTAATTGATCTGCCGAATTTGAAGAAAGTCGTCTCTGAGGATGAAGAGGGATTGCTTCCACCCACATTCCTACACAATCTTAGAAACCTGGAAGTGTATGAATGTCCTAAACTAAAGCATCTACTCTCATTTAGTTTATTGCAAGGAATGGAGAATTTAAGTGAAGTCCAAGTATGGTGGTGTGAAGGAATGGAGCATGTGTTTGCCGGACCGCCCGTATCAGTGCAAAACAATGATGTTCTCACCAAACTCAAAACCTTGAATCTTGCGGATCTAAGAAGCATGACGAGTATTTGGGGTATGGGGTTGGTGGTAAATCTTCAAAACCTCACTACTCTGATGCTTTCGGGGTGCCATGGCTTGAAGAAGATAGCTATATCGACGATGCAGATGAAGAGTGGGTTCCCTAATCTTGTTGAGCTTGCTGTGGATGATTGCCAAGGAGTAGAGGAAATCATTTCAAATGTGGTGGATAATGAGGGTCTCCTACCTAAACTAACAGTTTTGAGATTACTATCGCTACCAGAATTAGCAAGTATTTGTGGGGGAACAGAGGCAGCTGCTCCGCTACGACTCGATTGGCATTCATTGGAAGAAATACAAGTGGATAGATGTCCCAAGCTTAAAAAGCTGCTGCCTCTGCAAGGTGGGGCGCATGGTGTGCCATCGCTTCGAAAGATTGCGGGAGAAAGGGAGTGGTGGGAGGGGTTAGAATGGGATGAAGATCACACCGTTATGTCCTATTTCCGTCACTTGTTTACAGAAGTATAA